A window of the Echeneis naucrates chromosome 3, fEcheNa1.1, whole genome shotgun sequence genome harbors these coding sequences:
- the kctd15b gene encoding BTB/POZ domain-containing protein kctd15 isoform X2, translated as MFKLGLTDHRHGSPSWIPPPTMFETEGRSMSRLSLTRSPVSPLAAQGIPLPAQLTKANAPVHIDVGGHMYTSSLATLTKYPDSRISRLFNGTEPIVLDSLKQHYFIDRDGEIFRYILSFLRTSKLLLPDDFKDFHLLYEEARYYQLTPMIKELERWKQEREQRRMAQPCDCLVVRVTPDLGERIALSGEKVLIEEIFPETGDVMCNSVNAGWNQDPTHVIRFPLNGYCRLNSVQVLERLFQKGFSVAASCGGGVDSSQFSEYVLCREDRRSLSINTPIRIKQEPLD; from the exons ATGTTCAAG CTGGGACTGACTGACCACCGGCACGGATCCCCCTCCTGGATTCCTCCTCCTACAATGTTTGAAACG GAGGGAAGAAGCATGTCACGGCTGTCTCTGACCCGGTCCCCGGTCTCTCCTCTGGCCGCCCAGGGGATCCCTCTGCCGGCTCAGCTGACCAAGGCTAACGCCCCGGTGCACATCGACGTCGGGGGACACATGTACACCAGCAGCCTGGCGACCCTCACCAAGTACCCGGACTCCAG AATCAGTCGTCTGTTCAATGGCACCGAGCCCATCGTGTTGGACAGCTTGAAGCAGCACTACTTCATAGATCGGGACGGCGAGATATTCCGCTACATTCTCAGTTTCCTCAGGACCAGCAAATTACTCCTTCCAGATGACTTCAAG GACTTCCACTTGCTGTACGAGGAGGCGCGTTATTACCAGCTGACGCCCATGATCAAAGAGCTGGAGCGCTGGAAGCAGGAGCGCGAGCAGCGGCGGATGGCGCAGCCCTGCGACTGCCTGGTAGTTCGCGTCACACCTGACCTGGGCGAGAGGATCGCCCTGAGCGGGGAGAAGGTCCTGATCGAGGAGATCTTCCCCGAGACCGGAGATGTTATGTGTAACTCAGTCAACGCCGGCTGGAACCAGGACCCAACGCACGTCATCCGCTTCCCCCTCAACGGCTACTGCAGGCTCAACTCCGTCCAG gTCCTAGAGCGTCTTTTCCAGAAAGGATTCAGCGTGGCGGCGTCATGTGGCGGCGGCGTGGACTCGTCCCAGTTCAGTGAGTACGTTTTGTGTCGTGAGGACCGGCGGAGTCTGTCCATCAACACGCCCATCAGGATAAAACAGGAACCCCTGGACTAG
- the kctd15b gene encoding BTB/POZ domain-containing protein kctd15 isoform X1 codes for MFKQLGLTDHRHGSPSWIPPPTMFETEGRSMSRLSLTRSPVSPLAAQGIPLPAQLTKANAPVHIDVGGHMYTSSLATLTKYPDSRISRLFNGTEPIVLDSLKQHYFIDRDGEIFRYILSFLRTSKLLLPDDFKDFHLLYEEARYYQLTPMIKELERWKQEREQRRMAQPCDCLVVRVTPDLGERIALSGEKVLIEEIFPETGDVMCNSVNAGWNQDPTHVIRFPLNGYCRLNSVQVLERLFQKGFSVAASCGGGVDSSQFSEYVLCREDRRSLSINTPIRIKQEPLD; via the exons ATGTTCAAG CAGCTGGGACTGACTGACCACCGGCACGGATCCCCCTCCTGGATTCCTCCTCCTACAATGTTTGAAACG GAGGGAAGAAGCATGTCACGGCTGTCTCTGACCCGGTCCCCGGTCTCTCCTCTGGCCGCCCAGGGGATCCCTCTGCCGGCTCAGCTGACCAAGGCTAACGCCCCGGTGCACATCGACGTCGGGGGACACATGTACACCAGCAGCCTGGCGACCCTCACCAAGTACCCGGACTCCAG AATCAGTCGTCTGTTCAATGGCACCGAGCCCATCGTGTTGGACAGCTTGAAGCAGCACTACTTCATAGATCGGGACGGCGAGATATTCCGCTACATTCTCAGTTTCCTCAGGACCAGCAAATTACTCCTTCCAGATGACTTCAAG GACTTCCACTTGCTGTACGAGGAGGCGCGTTATTACCAGCTGACGCCCATGATCAAAGAGCTGGAGCGCTGGAAGCAGGAGCGCGAGCAGCGGCGGATGGCGCAGCCCTGCGACTGCCTGGTAGTTCGCGTCACACCTGACCTGGGCGAGAGGATCGCCCTGAGCGGGGAGAAGGTCCTGATCGAGGAGATCTTCCCCGAGACCGGAGATGTTATGTGTAACTCAGTCAACGCCGGCTGGAACCAGGACCCAACGCACGTCATCCGCTTCCCCCTCAACGGCTACTGCAGGCTCAACTCCGTCCAG gTCCTAGAGCGTCTTTTCCAGAAAGGATTCAGCGTGGCGGCGTCATGTGGCGGCGGCGTGGACTCGTCCCAGTTCAGTGAGTACGTTTTGTGTCGTGAGGACCGGCGGAGTCTGTCCATCAACACGCCCATCAGGATAAAACAGGAACCCCTGGACTAG
- the kctd15b gene encoding BTB/POZ domain-containing protein kctd15 isoform X3 encodes MFKEGRSMSRLSLTRSPVSPLAAQGIPLPAQLTKANAPVHIDVGGHMYTSSLATLTKYPDSRISRLFNGTEPIVLDSLKQHYFIDRDGEIFRYILSFLRTSKLLLPDDFKDFHLLYEEARYYQLTPMIKELERWKQEREQRRMAQPCDCLVVRVTPDLGERIALSGEKVLIEEIFPETGDVMCNSVNAGWNQDPTHVIRFPLNGYCRLNSVQVLERLFQKGFSVAASCGGGVDSSQFSEYVLCREDRRSLSINTPIRIKQEPLD; translated from the exons ATGTTCAAG GAGGGAAGAAGCATGTCACGGCTGTCTCTGACCCGGTCCCCGGTCTCTCCTCTGGCCGCCCAGGGGATCCCTCTGCCGGCTCAGCTGACCAAGGCTAACGCCCCGGTGCACATCGACGTCGGGGGACACATGTACACCAGCAGCCTGGCGACCCTCACCAAGTACCCGGACTCCAG AATCAGTCGTCTGTTCAATGGCACCGAGCCCATCGTGTTGGACAGCTTGAAGCAGCACTACTTCATAGATCGGGACGGCGAGATATTCCGCTACATTCTCAGTTTCCTCAGGACCAGCAAATTACTCCTTCCAGATGACTTCAAG GACTTCCACTTGCTGTACGAGGAGGCGCGTTATTACCAGCTGACGCCCATGATCAAAGAGCTGGAGCGCTGGAAGCAGGAGCGCGAGCAGCGGCGGATGGCGCAGCCCTGCGACTGCCTGGTAGTTCGCGTCACACCTGACCTGGGCGAGAGGATCGCCCTGAGCGGGGAGAAGGTCCTGATCGAGGAGATCTTCCCCGAGACCGGAGATGTTATGTGTAACTCAGTCAACGCCGGCTGGAACCAGGACCCAACGCACGTCATCCGCTTCCCCCTCAACGGCTACTGCAGGCTCAACTCCGTCCAG gTCCTAGAGCGTCTTTTCCAGAAAGGATTCAGCGTGGCGGCGTCATGTGGCGGCGGCGTGGACTCGTCCCAGTTCAGTGAGTACGTTTTGTGTCGTGAGGACCGGCGGAGTCTGTCCATCAACACGCCCATCAGGATAAAACAGGAACCCCTGGACTAG